The DNA sequence ggacactgaactgcaatgtgcacatggagcagagctgagcccagggagagaccccggcagcgctcgtgcattttgggaccatttgggttcatcttgggtgcagccctggctgggctctggtgctgcccaaggtggatccatggaggagatcctttgaatgaatccctgctttattctatagctctgtccagtctctgttctaggacagcctgcacaaggcatcaaATCCATACCTGGATCGACTGTGGTGACCATAGGAACTGCTCCTGGATCGGCTCCTGCTGTAGCTCCGACTGACAAATTGAAAACCACAAAGGGGTTTTTAGTCAACAGAAACCAGAAGTGCTGaagagggcagggggagagggggaaCAAGAGGAGGAGAACACACTTGGCACTGTTTCCAGCTGGGTGAACTCACCTACGGCTCTTGTAACTGTGGTAGGAGCTACTCCGGCTCCGGGAGCGATCGCGGCTGTACCAGCCCCGGCTCCGGCTCCTCGAGTAGCTCCTGGACCTGCAACCAAGAATACCAAGAGAGATCACAGctgaggagagcagcagaaaatgggaaCCAGAAGAAGTTATGAATCTTTAGCTTCTAGCTAAATATTTATTCCACACTTGGTAGGTAATACAGCCACTGAGTTAAtccaagggctggagctcctctgctctggagccaggcggggagagctgggaatgttcaccAGAGAAGGCAAGACTCCAGGaacacctcagagccccttcaagggcctaaaggggctccagaagagctggagagggacttgagaCAAGGGAtgaagggacaggacaaggaggtCACTTCACACtgacacaggttgcccagagaagctgtggctgcccctggattcctggaagtgtccaaaaccatgttggaagggacttggagcaccctgggatagtggaaggtgtccctgcccatagcaggggggttggaactggtctttaaggtcccttccaacccaaaccactctgtgggTTCTATAACACGGggccattaaaaaacaaaaaccacaaccTGAAAACATAAGAAACATTCAATTGaccagggctggctgtgggagcagcacaTGCTTCTCACCTATATGAATATGTAGAACTTCGGGATCGACTTCTCGAGTGACTGTAGGATATGGACCTTGTTCTGTGCCTGGATTTAGACTCAGATTTACTTCGTGACCTGCTGAGACTCCTGGAAGGGCTGTTGTCATCTCTGCTTGGAGATTCCTCCTCACTGGAACTTTCCTGGTTCCTTGGCCGACGATTTAGCCGGGCTGTTTTCCTCACTTCATCAAAGAGAGATCCAGGCCttactttattttttgcttttatttcaatTCTTAAACCTGCTGGTTTAGGCTCTGGTGCTGATGCTACAGTTTTAACCTCTGTGGCTGTACTAATTGTTGCTAGTTTTAAATTACCAATACCTTGCAAAGGCTTCCATTTATTGTCTATCATATTGCTTGATGCATTTTCAgaaatttcactttttaaacTACAGCCTTTAGCACCAGACACAGGGGCAGCATTATTTTCTTGCCTTCccgtttctttttcttctttaatattAATCAAGTCTCTTATGCTGTTTCCCAGTTTGACAGCATCTTGCTCAGGGGTCTCAACCTGTAACTCTTTTGTTACACCAGCACTTAAAGGTTTAGCAGTGAGAATGACAGGAGACAAAACATCCACATCCACCTTCCCTGGCGAGTTACGATCCGGAGTACAAATCTCCATGTTGTCATCTGTCTGAATAACATCTTCCAGCCCATTCTGGTTATTTTCTTCAGCTTGTTTAATCTCACTCTTGCAATCAGCCACGTTTATTCCTGAGTTTAAAATACCAGCTGAAGTGCTTGTTTCAATGGGCTCTTTATTAAGGTTGCTGCGATCTGGCGAGGCCCCACATGAGGTGTTTTTATCTAAAAGGTTTTCATTCACACATGACTTTTCACCATTTCCCATTTTATCTGTGACTATTTCATCCTTTTCATAAACTTGTTTTTTATCCTTTATGTCCCTGCtaagctgcttttcttttttatcatcCTTGGTAACCGGCTTTTCATTTATCTCATCATCCTCTTCTTCCCCAAACTCAAGGGGGGGCTGCCAAtgaaacatttcttttcttttctggactttgtgttttttctcctttttgccTTTCgatttttctttggcttttttgGAATGTGATTTTTTAGGAGTCTTTTTCAACCCATGTTTGTGTTTTTTCAACTTGCCTCGAGTGTCTGCTGAGCTGGAACAAGAACTCTCAGATTCAGAAGTTGACAACTGTTTGCTTGTCTTCCACACGCAGTCAGACCCCAAAAAGCCCTCTGAGgaattggtttgtttttttatccttttggTAACACTAAGCTCCGTGTCAGACCCTGAGGTGGCCTCTCCTTCTTCTTTCCCAGAGGAGGGTCTGGAATCCACCCTATTATGCTTTGCCTCTCCTCTTTCAGAGTTCGACTCCGAGTCCCATTTGCTACCTGAGTAGGATTTGCGTTTTGTTTTTGCACCACctctgggctgctctgagcATTTCTCCTTAGCTGCTTTCTTTTTGGAGTGATCAGAACCCCGCTCACCCTTGGCTTTCTCCTCCCCTCTCTCAGAACTTAAGTTATTTTTATCCTGTTTCTCAGCATCCCCTTCTAACAGAAAGCGGCCTTCTTTTTCTTGGACCGCTTTGGCTTTGGCAGAGCGCTCGCTGTCGGAGGAGAAGTCTGAGGATGACAAACTGTCACTCTCCTTCAACCCTTGGGAAGACTCATCGTAGTCCTTTGGATGCTTGTAAGGCAAAGTGCTATCCGAGCTCGTTTCCTGCCTCAGTTTGAGGCCCCGAGCTTTGGGATCGCTGGATGTGGGTTTCCTTTTGCTCCTGTGCCTGTCCTCGTCGCTGAGGGAATAGTCGGACGTGGACTCGCTGTACCCCGACCTGTCACTGCGGTATTTACTCGGGGACGGTGACCTGCCAGAGGAAGGAGATTTTGTCCTCGAGCTCGATGGGCTTCTAGACCTTGAGTAAGATCTTGAGTAGGAGCGGCTCCGAGAGGACCTGCTCCTGGACCTCAGCCAGCTCTCGGAGCTCCTGTCGCTGCGGCCTTTGGAATAACCGCTCCGATCGCTCTCGGAGCTCCTCTCCTGCTTGCGGTAGGAGGAAGAAGTGTTGGCCTCCTTAACGACCACTAAATTGTAATTAGTTTGGGTGGGAATTAAGTGGGTTGTTTTAGCTTTCATCTCCTGGATTCGTTCATACGATGGCTTCCAAGGTTTCTGCCCAGGTTTCCACCTTGAAGGTGGGGGACTGTCACTTAAGGGTATGACAGGGAGGCTTTCTGGGACAACTGGTGGCACGATAACTTTGTCACTGGGCAGTATCACTGCTCGGACAGGCTCAGCAGTCTTGGTCAGCTTAGTGTCATTTAACCGTGCTGAAATATTTCGTGGAGGACTGGGAACAGTCTTTTGCTGTCTGGGGTTAGAACTTGACCGCGACCTACTTCGAGATCGCGATGATTTAGAGGCTGATCTTGATCTAGAACTTCTTCTGGAGTAAGACCTTGATTTAGATCGAGACCTGGATCTGGATCTGTAGTACGATCGAGACCCTCTGCTTGATAAAGATGACAAGCTCTGGTCTTCCTTATCAGATTTAGACCAGTCTCTCCTGGATGAACGCCTGGAAGACAAAGAGGAAGAACGAGATTTCCTCTCACGATCACAAGATGATTTTGTCCTCCTGTGGAAGGAATGAGAGGATTCTACATCTGATGAGgctgatgttttctttttctttgtttgcttgtgcTTCTTGAAATGCTTCTGCtttttagatttctttttatgcttcaccttcttcttctctttcctgtGCTTCTTGTGATGGCTGGAGTATCTCACAGTGCTCAGATCAGCATAACCGTTATGGGACCAAGACCTGGATCTCCGGGATGCACTCCTCTCATCCCACCTGCTGCTACAGGGGTCACTCaacctggaaaacaaacaaagaaaccccAGACTAAGTGGAAAATCTTTAAAAACCTTTAGATAAATTAGGTATTtttaaacttaattttaaataagaTTACACAAACCCTAGCGCACACACTTAAAACCTGAGAATTGCTTTGAGTTCCTTACACTCATTTTAAGATGCAGAATTACATCACTATCAAGAGCTATTTCTTCCTAAGAAATAAATCAGCCAACACAAGCAAGTTTTGCATATTTTAGGACCCATGTAAAGAGATTTAAAGTTTTAATTACCTCAGTCTGCAGGACTTCGACCTTTACAAAACAGGCTCCTTAAACTACGCTTAAATACAAGTTTTAAAACATCTCAGTACATAAAAAAGAATAATCTGAAACATTTGCAATTATGCACTACTATTCAGatataatatttttaagttttccttTTAAGATTTGTCTCCTGTAATTTGATAGAAGCTCATATTTAGTATCAAGCCATCAGGAATTCTGGAGAGCTGATTTCCATCCATCACACCGTTTGCAACTGCTGAAAGAACATACAACTAAAACAATAAAGACTTAGTGGATTTGATTGTTTTACTCCAAAGAAAGCATGTAATCCACTTTGAGGAGAAGGAAACCACTGAATccttaaggctggaaaagatctttaagaTTACCAAGTCCCACCACCTGATtcagcactaaaccacgtcctCAAGTGCCATATCCATGTTTTTTCAGTGCTTCCAGGCTCcacacttccctgggcagcctgccgcagtgttttctgtgaaaaaaaaaatttcctaatatccaatttaaacctcctctggcacaacttgaggccgtTTCCTctcactaaaccatgtcctcagGTGCTACATCCACATTttctgagcacttccaggggtggtgactccacactccctgggcagcctgctccagtgttttctgtgaaaaaaataatttcctaatatccaatctaaacctcccctggcacaacatgaggctgtttcctctcatcctggTACTGCCATGGTTACATCTACA is a window from the Passer domesticus isolate bPasDom1 chromosome 1, bPasDom1.hap1, whole genome shotgun sequence genome containing:
- the NKTR gene encoding NK-tumor recognition protein isoform X4 → MGVQDRPQCFFEIEINREPVGRIMFQLFSDICPKTCKNFLCLCSGEKGIGKTTGKKLCYKGTTFHRVVKNFMIQGGDFSEGNGKGGESIYGGYFKDENFILKHDRAFLLSMANRGKHTNGSQFFITTKPAPHLDGVHVVFGLVISGFEVIEQIENLKTDTASRPYADVRVIDCGVLVTRSAKDALEKKKKVCSDSEASESSSSASSSSESSSESEAENERSRRKKRKRRAKTKQSRKRRKEERKKEDPRCKRTSSQRRLSDKSDVADKVDLSTKRDKPVVRPEEIPPVPENRFLLRRDVPVVNVEPEPKLLDAAPVLTDQKPSVSKSGRKIKGRGTIRYHTPPGSRSCSESDDEESSETPPHWKEEMQRLRTYRAPSGEKWSKGDKLSDPCSSRWDERSASRRSRSWSHNGYADLSTVRYSSHHKKHRKEKKKVKHKKKSKKQKHFKKHKQTKKKKTSASSDVESSHSFHRRTKSSCDRERKSRSSSLSSRRSSRRDWSKSDKEDQSLSSLSSRGSRSYYRSRSRSRSKSRSYSRRSSRSRSASKSSRSRSRSRSSSNPRQQKTVPSPPRNISARLNDTKLTKTAEPVRAVILPSDKVIVPPVVPESLPVIPLSDSPPPSRWKPGQKPWKPSYERIQEMKAKTTHLIPTQTNYNLVVVKEANTSSSYRKQERSSESDRSGYSKGRSDRSSESWLRSRSRSSRSRSYSRSYSRSRSPSSSRTKSPSSGRSPSPSKYRSDRSGYSESTSDYSLSDEDRHRSKRKPTSSDPKARGLKLRQETSSDSTLPYKHPKDYDESSQGLKESDSLSSSDFSSDSERSAKAKAVQEKEGRFLLEGDAEKQDKNNLSSERGEEKAKGERGSDHSKKKAAKEKCSEQPRGGAKTKRKSYSGSKWDSESNSERGEAKHNRVDSRPSSGKEEGEATSGSDTELSVTKRIKKQTNSSEGFLGSDCVWKTSKQLSTSESESSCSSSADTRGKLKKHKHGLKKTPKKSHSKKAKEKSKGKKEKKHKVQKRKEMFHWQPPLEFGEEEDDEINEKPVTKDDKKEKQLSRDIKDKKQVYEKDEIVTDKMGNGEKSCVNENLLDKNTSCGASPDRSNLNKEPIETSTSAGILNSGINVADCKSEIKQAEENNQNGLEDVIQTDDNMEICTPDRNSPGKVDVDVLSPVILTAKPLSAGVTKELQVETPEQDAVKLGNSIRDLINIKEEKETGRQENNAAPVSGAKGCSLKSEISENASSNMIDNKWKPLQGIGNLKLATISTATEVKTVASAPEPKPAGLRIEIKAKNKVRPGSLFDEVRKTARLNRRPRNQESSSEEESPSRDDNSPSRSLSRSRSKSESKSRHRTRSISYSHSRSRSRSSTYSYRSRSYSRSRSRGWYSRDRSRSRSSSYHSYKSRSRSYSRSRSRSSSYGHHSRSRSYTYDSYYSRSRSRSKRSDSYRRSRSYDRRSRSYGSDSDSDRSYSNNRSPSESSRYS
- the NKTR gene encoding NK-tumor recognition protein isoform X2 codes for the protein MGVQDRPQCFFEIEINREPVGRIMFQLFSDICPKTCKNFLCLCSGEKGIGKTTGKKLCYKGTTFHRVVKNFMIQGGDFSEGNGKGGESIYGGYFKDENFILKHDRAFLLSMANRGKHTNGSQFFITTKPAPHLDGVHVVFGLVISGFEVIEQIENLKTDTASRPYADVRVIDCGVLVTRSAKDALEKKKKVCSDSEASESSSSASSSSESSSESEAENERSRRKKRKRRAKTKQSRKRRKEERKKEDPRCKRTSSQRRLSDKSDVADKVDLSTKRDKPVVRPEEIPPVPENRFLLRRDVPVVNVEPEPKLLDAAPVLTDQKPSVSKSGRKIKGRGTIRYHTPPGSRSCSESDDEESSETPPHWKEEMQRLRTYRAPSGEKWSKGDKLSDPCSSRWDERSASRRSRSWSHNGYADLSTVRYSSHHKKHRKEKKKVKHKKKSKKQKHFKKHKQTKKKKTSASSDVESSHSFHRRTKSSCDRERKSRSSSLSSRRSSRRDWSKSDKEDQSLSSLSSRGSRSYYRSRSRSRSKSRSYSRRSSRSRSASKSSRSRSRSRSSSNPRQQKTVPSPPRNISARLNDTKLTKTAEPVRAVILPSDKVIVPPVVPESLPVIPLSDSPPPSRWKPGQKPWKPSYERIQEMKAKTTHLIPTQTNYNLVVVKEANTSSSYRKQERSSESDRSGYSKGRSDRSSESWLRSRSRSSRSRSYSRSYSRSRSPSSSRTKSPSSGRSPSPSKYRSDRSGYSESTSDYSLSDEDRHRSKRKPTSSDPKARGLKLRQETSSDSTLPYKHPKDYDESSQGLKESDSLSSSDFSSDSERSAKAKAVQEKEGRFLLEGDAEKQDKNNLSSERGEEKAKGERGSDHSKKKAAKEKCSEQPRGGAKTKRKSYSGSKWDSESNSERGEAKHNRVDSRPSSGKEEGEATSGSDTELSVTKRIKKQTNSSEGFLGSDCVWKTSKQLSTSESESSCSSSADTRGKLKKHKHGLKKTPKKSHSKKAKEKSKGKKEKKHKVQKRKEMFHWQPPLEFGEEEDDEINEKPVTKDDKKEKQLSRDIKDKKQVYEKDEIVTDKMGNGEKSCVNENLLDKNTSCGASPDRSNLNKEPIETSTSAGILNSGINVADCKSEIKQAEENNQNGLEDVIQTDDNMEICTPDRNSPGKVDVDVLSPVILTAKPLSAGVTKELQVETPEQDAVKLGNSIRDLINIKEEKETGRQENNAAPVSGAKGCSLKSEISENASSNMIDNKWKPLQGIGNLKLATISTATEVKTVASAPEPKPAGLRIEIKAKNKVRPGSLFDEVRKTARLNRRPRNQESSSEEESPSRDDNSPSRSLSRSRSKSESKSRHRTRSISYSHSRSRSRSSTYSYRSRSYSRSRSRGWYSRDRSRSRSSSYHSYKSRSRSYSRSRSRSSSYGHHSRSSRSYTYDSYYSRSRSRSKRSDSYRRSRSYDRRSRSYGSDSDSDRSYSNNRSPSESSRYS